The genomic DNA CTACCTTGTACGCTTACATCTGTTTTATTACCTTGTACTGCTTTACCTAGTTCGATTGCAACATTACCTGTTATACCCTTAACCCCGCTTATATCCAAACTACTTAGTTTAGTAGCATCCGTTAAAGTAAGAGTTAAAGTTCCACCACTTAAATCTCCGCTAGCGGTTATAGTTTGAGTATCGCCTTTACCTATTATTGTTAATGCATCATCTGCAGCGGCCCCACCTATTACTTGAGCATTTAAATCAGTACCGCCGGCTGCGGCAGTTATCTCTACTACGTTTTTACTGATCTCTGAACCTACATAAGTAACTTCGTTTGAAGTAATTTCTACTTTATTACCAGAAGCGCTATTTATAGTCCCTAAAACACCACCTAGATCTACGCTTACTATATCACCAGCAAGAGCTCCTATAGTAATGTTTCCTAGAGTATTTCCTGCATTTAGAGTTAGATTACCTTGAGTTGCTGATACGGCTCCTAAAGTAACATTTCCAGTAGCTGAAGAGATGATCACACTAGCATTTCCTGTTGATGAAGTTATAGCTCCTAAAGTTAATGCTCCAACATTTTCTATATTAAAGTCTACATCGCCTTTTGCAGTAGTCGTTCCTAGTTTAAACTCTCCGCTTACATTTATATTTGCTTCTAAAGATGCTAAAGTAGCAGTTCCTACGTTAACACTGTTTAAATCAGCAGAAACTCCGTTTAAGCTTAAGTTATTTAAGTTTTTCAAGCTTGTAGCAGTAGCTATGCTAAATGCTCCTTCGGTATTTACGCTAAGATTTTTTACCGAATCAAGATCCGTAGCATTTGCGCCTGTTAATGCAAACGCACCTTTATTATTTACGGTTAAATCAGTTAATTTAGCTACACCGCCAAGAGTTAAACCAACAGTATCTTTAGCTGCGTTTATATCTATTTTTGTAGCATTTGCAGCTTGAACTACGGCATCAGCAGCAGCTGTTACTTTATTTGAGTTAATTGTAAGCTCGGTTGCTTTATCGGCTACTATTTTACCTTTTGCTGCTACGCTAGCTCCCTTATCATCAACATCTGAAAAGTTAATTGTTTTTAAACTCTCGTCATTGATAGTTACTGCTTTATCAGTAGCATTATTTGCCAAGATATTAACTGTCTCTACGTTTCCGTTTGACTCAGTAACAGTTTTAGCTATATTTTTAAAGCTTAACTCTGTTACGCTCTGAGCTTTTTTCAATGATAGAGTTAAATCTTTAGTATTACCGTCTACAGTAACTTTTTCTATATTTGTTAAAGTCGGTTGAAGTGTGTCAGCAGTGCTTCCTTTGATAACTAGCTCGTCATTTCCAGCGCCACCATCAATTGCTACGTTTACTGCAACATCTTTTATAGTTATCTTATCATTACCATTTCCACCTTTAATACTAGTAACACTAGCTGATGTGCTTAAATCTGCATCCAAAGCTCCACCGAAGCTAGAAGCATCTAAAGTAGTAGTTTTTGCTCCTGTTGCTAAAGATAGATTTGCGTTTCCTTTTACAGATATACTTGCCACATCAGCACTTACAAAGCTTTGGCTTCCTGTAGTATTTAAATTTAGAGTTTCTATCTTATCGGCAGTTATTGCTACGCTAGCACCTTTAGCACCAACACCATTTACTTTTAAATTTTGCACATCAGCTGAACCATCAAGCACTTTATCCGCATATATAGAATCTACATTGAATTTATCAGCTTTTAGGTTAGTAAGCTCAACATCTACTATATTAGCAAGATTAGTAACGCTAATTCCTTTTTCGCCACTTAACGCAACTGTTTGCAATCCATCTATACCTTTAGCGTCGAATGTTCTGTTTGAAACACTACTATTAGTTAAAGATAGTTTTTCTATATTTTTGATGTAGCCGTCATCTTTTAGGCCTTTGAAGTTATTCTTCAAATCTACCTTAAGCACATCATTACCAGCACCACCATCTATCTTATCCCCAGGATTTAAAGTACTCTCAGCAGCAGTACCTACCACCCCACTAATAAGATCTCCACCCTCAGTACCAGTAATAGTATCATTCTCAGTAGTAAGAGCTATCTTATTTAAACCAGCCTCATCTATACTCTCTTTTAACCCATCAACCTCACCCTTAGCACTCTCAACACTACTACTATTACTAGTAACATTATTAATTATATCAACAGTCTTTTGTATTAAAGCATTTTGTTGATCAGGAGTAAGACCATCAAGTGGAAGTTTAGCTATAGTATCAGCAACATAATTACTAACAATTACCTTATTATTAAATAGATCTTGATTAGCCCCAGCATTACTAGGATCTTTAGCAGCATTCACGAAGTGTCCTACTAAATCAGCCTTACTTACTGTACCATTATCTAAAAGATCAACCCAATACTTAAGACCAGCTTTTTGCTCATCACTAACAAACTCAGTTAAATTAACAGCATTCTTAAATAAATGCTTTACAAACGACTCATTAT from Campylobacter fetus subsp. fetus includes the following:
- a CDS encoding cell surface protein, producing the protein MISKSEVSELFIVLFGRPTEGEGNTYWVNESSANGWGMIETSNAILNLDITKSFLGETLNNNESFVKHLFKNAVNLTEFVSDEQKAGLKYWVDLLDNGTVSKADLVGHFVNAAKDPSNAGANQDLFNNKVIVSNYVADTIAKLPLDGLTPDQQNALIQKTVDIINNVTSNSSSVESAKGEVDGLKESIDEAGLNKIALTTENDTITGTEGGDLISGVVGTAAESTLNPGDKIDGGAGNDVLKVDLKNNFKGLKDDGYIKNIEKLSLTNSSVSNRTFDAKGIDGLQTVALSGEKGISVTNLANIVDVELTNLKADKFNVDSIYADKVLDGSADVQNLKVNGVGAKGASVAITADKIETLNLNTTGSQSFVSADVASISVKGNANLSLATGAKTTTLDASSFGGALDADLSTSASVTSIKGGNGNDKITIKDVAVNVAIDGGAGNDELVIKGSTADTLQPTLTNIEKVTVDGNTKDLTLSLKKAQSVTELSFKNIAKTVTESNGNVETVNILANNATDKAVTINDESLKTINFSDVDDKGASVAAKGKIVADKATELTINSNKVTAAADAVVQAANATKIDINAAKDTVGLTLGGVAKLTDLTVNNKGAFALTGANATDLDSVKNLSVNTEGAFSIATATSLKNLNNLSLNGVSADLNSVNVGTATLASLEANINVSGEFKLGTTTAKGDVDFNIENVGALTLGAITSSTGNASVIISSATGNVTLGAVSATQGNLTLNAGNTLGNITIGALAGDIVSVDLGGVLGTINSASGNKVEITSNEVTYVGSEISKNVVEITAAAGGTDLNAQVIGGAAADDALTIIGKGDTQTITASGDLSGGTLTLTLTDATKLSSLDISGVKGITGNVAIELGKAVQGNKTDVSVQGSDAAEQITYTSAASLTDIKISGDLGAGANTITVTPDTAAADLKTIDLSGLSATGGTLASTITLVAANTAITSVKGSLGADTITVVSENKAVAIDLGKDTAVDKVDVSSTKISDKTNDASIKADLVSITNALSGDQIVLKGATSIKDRGDLSGEANLLAALAKLGEGKDGTVVATTAEVFTYKGNTYVVDAAGDAAFANNDILIELTGIVTFNDTVDANTITVA